The following are encoded in a window of Flavobacterium psychrotrophum genomic DNA:
- a CDS encoding zinc-binding alcohol dehydrogenase family protein: MKYIVCEEPYRLLIKHKPMPELQPGEVLLKLKKAGVCGTDLHAYEGTQPFFEYPRILGHELAAEYVAGNSNRFNAGDRVTVLPYFNCGTCVACRNGHTNCCEKMNVFGVHTDGGMCEYITLPEAYVINGQGLSYDELVVVEPLAIAAHGIKRAGVTATDTVLVMGIGPIGAGLIAFAKIAGAKKIIAMDVNNYRLGYAKNEQGADAVINPLEEDVISRLREITDGDMPTVVIDATGNKNVMNDAFKYMAHSGRYVLVGLQKEPLTFSHPEFHKRESTLMSSRNATKADFDFVITAIKSGNIDVTTYITHRLSFDSLAENFETLMDSSRNVLKAVIEFDA; this comes from the coding sequence ATGAAATACATAGTATGCGAGGAGCCTTACAGGCTACTGATAAAGCACAAACCCATGCCGGAATTACAGCCGGGTGAGGTACTGCTTAAACTTAAAAAAGCCGGTGTGTGCGGTACAGACCTTCATGCTTATGAGGGGACCCAGCCTTTTTTTGAATATCCAAGAATATTAGGCCATGAGCTTGCTGCCGAATATGTGGCAGGAAATAGTAACCGATTTAATGCAGGGGACAGGGTTACCGTTTTGCCTTACTTTAATTGTGGTACGTGTGTAGCCTGCCGCAATGGGCATACTAACTGCTGTGAGAAGATGAACGTTTTTGGGGTACATACAGATGGTGGTATGTGCGAATATATTACCCTGCCCGAAGCTTATGTTATAAATGGACAGGGACTATCTTATGATGAACTTGTTGTGGTAGAGCCTCTTGCCATTGCAGCCCATGGCATAAAAAGGGCTGGTGTAACTGCAACCGATACAGTACTTGTTATGGGTATAGGCCCCATAGGTGCCGGGCTTATAGCATTTGCTAAAATAGCCGGCGCTAAGAAAATTATTGCTATGGATGTTAATAATTACAGGCTGGGCTATGCAAAAAATGAGCAGGGTGCCGATGCCGTTATTAATCCGCTGGAGGAGGATGTAATTTCGCGGCTGCGCGAAATTACCGATGGTGATATGCCTACAGTAGTGATAGATGCTACCGGTAATAAAAATGTAATGAATGATGCTTTTAAGTATATGGCCCATAGCGGCAGGTATGTGCTTGTGGGCTTACAAAAAGAGCCGCTAACGTTTAGCCATCCTGAATTTCATAAGCGCGAATCTACTCTTATGAGCAGCCGTAATGCTACAAAGGCAGATTTTGATTTTGTAATAACGGCTATTAAATCGGGTAACATAGATGTTACTACATATATAACGCACAGGCTCAGCTTTGACAGCCTGGCCGAAAATTTTGAAACCCTTATGGATAGTAGCAGGAACGTATTAAAAGCCGTAATAGAGTTCGATGCGTAA
- a CDS encoding AraC family transcriptional regulator, translated as MKPFLLKIPSSSSRSFSARVDRAPDINNIWHYHTELEIIYVKKGDGTQFVGDDIRPFKDGNIIIVGSNLPHYWQYSAKYFENIEDNPIEVYVIHFSNQFWGADFLKLPENTDLQRIIEKSKRGIQLTDCHGTRLGCLIEEIVTGNDRRKILNLMDALLVISETEKKEHLASVGFQGYYQEVERDRIQAIFNHTINHYKRRIDLDEIAGVAKMSRPAFCKFFKAKTGKTYSSFINEIRIGNACRMLIENSLSVKEICFESGFNNFASFHECFKIVTGNTPLQYQKIYNK; from the coding sequence GTGAAACCTTTTTTATTAAAAATACCATCAAGTTCATCGCGCTCATTTAGTGCAAGGGTAGACAGAGCGCCGGATATTAATAATATATGGCACTACCATACCGAGCTTGAAATTATATATGTAAAAAAAGGTGACGGTACCCAGTTTGTGGGTGATGACATTCGCCCTTTTAAAGACGGCAACATAATAATTGTGGGAAGTAACCTGCCACACTACTGGCAGTATTCAGCCAAGTATTTTGAAAACATAGAGGATAACCCGATAGAGGTTTATGTAATACATTTTTCTAATCAGTTTTGGGGTGCTGATTTTTTAAAATTACCCGAGAATACAGACTTGCAACGCATAATAGAAAAGTCTAAAAGGGGCATACAGCTTACCGATTGCCACGGAACACGGCTGGGCTGCCTGATCGAAGAAATTGTTACCGGTAACGACAGGCGCAAAATACTTAACCTTATGGATGCGCTGCTGGTAATTTCTGAAACAGAAAAAAAAGAACACTTAGCATCGGTAGGTTTTCAGGGCTATTACCAGGAAGTAGAGCGCGACCGCATACAGGCAATATTTAATCATACCATAAACCATTATAAAAGGCGCATTGACCTTGACGAAATAGCGGGTGTAGCTAAAATGAGCCGCCCGGCATTCTGCAAATTTTTTAAGGCAAAGACGGGCAAAACCTATTCCAGCTTTATAAATGAAATCAGGATAGGCAACGCATGCCGTATGCTCATAGAAAATTCGCTGAGTGTAAAAGAAATATGCTTTGAATCAGGATTTAATAATTTTGCCAGTTTTCACGAATGCTTTAAAATCGTAACCGGCAACACGCCTTTGCAGTATCAAAAAATTTACAATAAGTAA
- the fucP gene encoding L-fucose:H+ symporter permease, whose protein sequence is MNHATSKVTVSKKSGTGNNYLIPLILVTSLFFFWGFIHNLDPILIPHLKKVFTLNDLETAFVDFSVFIAYFVMALPAGYFMRRYGYKSGIIVGLLFFAIGSFLFIPAANTQQYIFFLGALFIIACGLAFLETAANPYITILGDPETATRRLNFSQSFNGLAAFMAPIIGGKFILSGTEYTEAQINAMLPADRQIYLAQEAASVKGPYLVLGIIICIIIVLFAVVKLPDIKHEEESTDSNNGASISKILKHKHLKWAVIAQFFYVGAQVCILSFFIRFATTAAGISQLQASWYAGAAGLAFMLGRFAGTFFMQFIAPNKLLILYASINVGLCFLAIFGTGMITVYALIGISFFMSVMFPSIFSMGISGLGHDTKLGSSLIVMSIVGGALLPLGLGYISDLTGNIQYGYAVPAVCFLVVLLYAAKYWQPQQNHTNNNLL, encoded by the coding sequence ATGAATCACGCTACATCAAAGGTTACAGTAAGCAAAAAGTCGGGTACCGGTAACAACTACCTGATACCTCTAATATTGGTTACCAGCCTGTTTTTCTTTTGGGGCTTTATACATAACCTGGATCCTATACTTATACCGCACCTTAAAAAAGTATTTACCCTAAACGATCTTGAAACTGCGTTTGTAGACTTCTCTGTATTCATAGCCTACTTTGTAATGGCCCTGCCTGCCGGATATTTTATGCGGCGTTATGGTTATAAAAGCGGCATAATAGTAGGCTTGCTATTTTTTGCCATAGGTTCTTTCCTTTTTATTCCAGCTGCTAATACACAACAATACATATTTTTTCTGGGTGCCTTGTTTATCATTGCCTGCGGATTAGCGTTTCTTGAAACGGCAGCTAATCCTTACATAACAATTTTAGGAGATCCTGAAACGGCCACGCGAAGGCTTAATTTCTCTCAGTCTTTTAATGGCCTGGCAGCATTTATGGCTCCTATCATCGGTGGTAAATTTATACTCTCAGGAACCGAATATACCGAAGCTCAAATTAACGCTATGCTCCCTGCAGACAGGCAAATATACCTTGCACAGGAAGCAGCCAGTGTTAAAGGCCCCTACCTGGTTTTAGGCATTATAATTTGTATTATCATAGTACTATTTGCTGTTGTAAAACTACCTGATATTAAACATGAAGAAGAAAGTACAGATAGTAACAATGGCGCATCTATAAGTAAGATACTAAAGCACAAGCATCTTAAATGGGCTGTAATTGCACAGTTTTTTTATGTGGGCGCACAGGTATGTATCTTAAGCTTTTTTATACGCTTTGCTACTACCGCAGCGGGTATTAGCCAGCTACAGGCTAGCTGGTATGCCGGGGCAGCCGGGCTCGCCTTTATGCTGGGGCGTTTTGCAGGTACATTTTTTATGCAGTTTATAGCGCCAAACAAGCTACTTATACTATACGCCTCTATAAATGTAGGGCTTTGCTTCCTGGCTATTTTTGGCACGGGCATGATAACGGTTTATGCTCTTATAGGCATATCATTTTTTATGTCGGTTATGTTTCCTTCTATATTTTCTATGGGCATCAGCGGCCTGGGGCATGATACAAAGCTTGGCTCATCACTCATTGTAATGAGCATTGTAGGCGGCGCACTATTGCCATTAGGGCTTGGTTACATATCAGACCTTACAGGAAACATACAATATGGCTATGCCGTACCTGCCGTTTGTTTTCTGGTTGTTTTATTATACGCCGCCAAATACTGGCAACCTCAGCAAAACCATACCAAC